In Parasegetibacter sp. NRK P23, a single genomic region encodes these proteins:
- a CDS encoding outer membrane beta-barrel protein, protein MKNLCLLVVASVYSLSLFAQPPAQDGPPRVKDGKLYGRITDEKTKKGIDAASVQLFIVKEQDGIFKDSLVRGMLTKPNGDFSFEGLPLNDSLKMMLSAVGYAFTEYGLNPIGATGAQDAGNIKLAPEATVLDNVTVTASRPTMQMGIDRKVFNVEKNLMATGGTAVDIMRNIPSITVDVEGNIELRNSTPQIFIDGRPTILTLEQIPADNIERVELITNPSAKFDAASGGGIINVILKKNRRLGFNGTVSAGIGTPEVLNGNANLNLREGKFNFFLSGGYNQSGGVARGETFRQNKVNGVTDNFFNQYNRNERDRKFNNIRYGIDYFLDNRNTLSVSQNLTDGRFANRETQDQEYLNSAGILERTGYRVSSGRNGFKRNNVQLNYKHLFNSSGKELTADATYNGGSGTNTTNILNTYTNADGTEYASPSNVRNAGSSDNDQWTFQLDYVNPINDTRKIETGLRSFINNSNSMFSTFSIDNGGAETKLPLSNNYSFRELVHAGYFTYTDQFKGIGYQAGLRTEISDFEGTLIDSARTFGYKYPNQLKDIWDALFPSLYLSKQVSENTELQLNYSRRIRRPGFRQVNPFIDINDPVNLQQGNPELRPEFTNSLEFNLNQKYKKGNFLGVIYYRNNNGDITQYSDTISAAQYQQLNNAAVDPNAILNTYINAQSTNRLGLELTLQHKFTRNFDIVPTMNFQYRKVNANVGDLNLSNEGFNWESKLIVNYKITNASPVFNNLGFQVTGEYESPEIIPQGRRKEQYGVDFAMRKDLFKDNKGNITFAIDDVFNSKRFGTIYDTDAFYQDSYRRWRVRTFRVTLSYRFGDNNFSLFNRRRGGGEERSGDDMEG, encoded by the coding sequence ATGAAAAATTTGTGCCTGTTAGTAGTTGCCAGTGTTTACAGCTTATCGCTCTTCGCCCAGCCCCCTGCTCAGGATGGCCCTCCCAGGGTAAAAGATGGCAAACTGTATGGAAGAATTACCGATGAGAAAACAAAAAAAGGAATAGATGCCGCTTCGGTTCAGTTGTTCATCGTTAAAGAACAGGACGGGATTTTTAAAGATAGCCTCGTAAGAGGCATGCTCACCAAACCCAACGGCGATTTCAGCTTTGAAGGACTGCCCCTGAACGACAGCCTGAAAATGATGCTCAGCGCCGTAGGATATGCTTTCACTGAATATGGGCTCAATCCAATCGGGGCAACAGGTGCACAGGATGCGGGCAATATTAAACTAGCCCCCGAGGCCACGGTACTCGATAATGTGACCGTTACCGCCAGCCGCCCTACCATGCAGATGGGCATCGACAGAAAGGTATTCAATGTAGAAAAAAACCTCATGGCAACAGGCGGAACCGCGGTTGACATCATGCGCAACATTCCTTCCATTACCGTGGACGTCGAGGGAAACATTGAACTCCGGAACAGTACACCCCAGATTTTTATTGATGGAAGGCCCACCATTCTTACTTTGGAACAAATTCCTGCCGATAACATTGAGCGCGTAGAACTTATTACCAATCCCTCCGCGAAATTTGACGCGGCCAGTGGCGGCGGGATCATTAACGTGATCCTCAAAAAGAACCGCAGACTTGGTTTTAATGGTACCGTATCCGCTGGTATCGGAACGCCTGAAGTCCTGAATGGTAACGCCAACCTGAATTTAAGAGAAGGCAAATTCAATTTTTTCCTGAGTGGTGGGTATAACCAGTCGGGTGGCGTGGCGCGTGGAGAAACATTTCGTCAGAACAAAGTGAACGGCGTTACCGATAACTTCTTCAACCAATACAACCGAAACGAGCGCGACCGGAAATTCAACAACATCAGGTACGGCATCGACTATTTTCTCGACAACAGGAACACCCTTTCGGTTTCCCAGAACCTTACCGATGGCCGCTTCGCGAACCGGGAAACCCAGGACCAGGAATACCTGAACAGTGCCGGTATCCTCGAAAGAACTGGTTACCGCGTTTCCAGCGGAAGAAATGGTTTCAAAAGGAACAATGTTCAATTGAATTACAAACACCTCTTCAACTCTTCCGGCAAAGAACTCACCGCGGATGCCACTTACAATGGTGGAAGCGGCACCAACACCACCAATATCCTGAATACTTATACCAATGCGGATGGAACGGAATACGCTTCCCCGAGTAACGTAAGAAACGCAGGTTCCAGCGACAACGATCAATGGACGTTCCAATTGGATTATGTAAATCCGATCAATGATACACGTAAAATAGAGACTGGTCTGCGCAGCTTCATCAACAACAGCAACAGCATGTTCAGCACTTTCTCCATCGATAACGGGGGCGCTGAAACCAAACTTCCGCTCAGCAACAACTACTCATTCCGCGAACTGGTTCATGCGGGCTACTTTACCTACACCGATCAATTCAAAGGGATCGGCTACCAGGCCGGCTTGAGAACGGAAATCTCTGATTTCGAAGGAACATTGATCGACAGCGCACGCACCTTCGGTTATAAATACCCGAATCAACTGAAAGATATATGGGACGCGCTTTTCCCCAGTTTATACCTTTCAAAACAGGTGAGTGAGAACACGGAACTTCAACTCAACTATTCCCGCCGCATCCGCCGTCCGGGGTTCCGCCAGGTGAATCCCTTCATCGATATCAACGATCCCGTGAACCTGCAGCAGGGTAATCCGGAACTGCGTCCCGAATTCACGAATTCACTCGAATTCAACTTAAACCAGAAGTATAAAAAAGGCAATTTCCTCGGTGTAATTTATTATCGCAACAACAACGGCGACATCACCCAATACAGTGATACCATCAGCGCGGCGCAGTACCAGCAACTGAACAACGCCGCCGTTGACCCCAACGCCATCCTGAATACTTACATCAACGCACAAAGTACCAACAGGCTGGGCCTTGAACTCACCTTGCAACATAAGTTCACCCGTAATTTCGATATCGTGCCTACCATGAACTTCCAATACAGGAAAGTGAACGCCAATGTGGGCGACCTGAACCTCAGCAACGAAGGCTTCAACTGGGAAAGCAAACTGATCGTAAACTATAAAATCACCAACGCCTCTCCCGTGTTCAACAACCTCGGGTTTCAGGTAACGGGCGAATATGAATCACCCGAAATTATCCCGCAGGGCAGAAGGAAAGAGCAGTATGGCGTGGATTTCGCGATGCGGAAAGACCTGTTTAAAGACAATAAAGGAAATATCACTTTCGCGATCGATGATGTATTTAATTCCAAACGTTTCGGCACCATCTACGATACGGATGCTTTCTACCAGGATTCCTACCGCCGTTGGCGCGTACGGACTTTCAGGGTAACATTGAGCTATCGTTTCGGGGATAATAATTTCTCGCTGTTCAACAGGAGAAGAGGTGGCGGGGAAGAAAGAAGCGGGGATGATATGGAAGGGTGA
- a CDS encoding SDR family NAD(P)-dependent oxidoreductase has translation MSVLQTFDLTGKTALVTGCKRGIGMAMAVALAEAGADIIGVSATLELSGSQVEKEVLATGRKFHAYQCNFQDRNDLYRFIKEVQSAHHVDILINNAGTILRKPAAEHPDEYWDEVIAINQTAAFILTREFGAKMVEKGSGKVVFTASLLSFQGGITVPGYAASKGAIASLTKAFANEWAGKGVNVNAIAPGYISTDNTAALRADENRSKSILDRIPAGRWGEPSDFKGPVVFLCSNAGAYVHGTLLTVDGGWMGR, from the coding sequence ATGAGTGTATTACAAACATTTGATCTTACCGGAAAAACAGCTTTGGTAACCGGCTGTAAGCGTGGTATCGGTATGGCGATGGCCGTGGCTTTGGCTGAGGCGGGCGCCGATATTATAGGCGTGTCCGCTACTTTGGAACTTTCCGGGAGCCAGGTGGAGAAAGAAGTGCTGGCAACGGGCAGGAAATTCCACGCTTACCAGTGCAATTTCCAGGACAGGAACGATCTGTACCGCTTCATCAAAGAAGTTCAGTCTGCACATCATGTGGATATTCTTATAAATAATGCCGGAACCATCCTTCGCAAGCCAGCCGCTGAACATCCCGATGAATACTGGGATGAAGTGATTGCCATCAACCAGACCGCCGCATTCATCCTCACCCGGGAATTCGGGGCGAAGATGGTGGAGAAAGGCAGTGGTAAAGTGGTGTTCACAGCGTCGTTACTCAGTTTCCAGGGCGGCATCACTGTACCTGGCTACGCGGCCAGCAAAGGCGCCATCGCTTCCCTCACCAAGGCCTTCGCCAACGAATGGGCGGGCAAAGGTGTGAACGTGAACGCCATCGCGCCGGGATATATTTCTACCGATAACACCGCCGCCCTCCGGGCCGATGAAAACAGGAGCAAATCTATCCTCGACAGGATTCCGGCCGGAAGATGGGGCGAACCTTCAGATTTTAAAGGACCTGTGGTGTTCTTATGCTCGAATGCGGGCGCTTATGTACATGGTACATTGCTCACGGTAGATGGCGGATGGATGGGACGATGA
- a CDS encoding DUF4861 family protein translates to MKKITLFGAACLLLGACGTTGQTKISLSNPSAFERKAEVVELPWSAVLKKYPAMDTTQLKVTDAGSGKELLYQIEYKGEKSPVNLLVQVDIPASGTTTIALDKGKPAATTPLTYGRYVPERLDDFAWENDRIAFRMYGKALETTPKDNAYGVDVWSKRTPALIINKWYKTGDYHKDNGEGLDYYKVGRTLGGGDIAPYTADSIWFPLNYRTWKVLDNGPLRTTFELGYEPWNVNGRIVKAVKRISLDAGSSLNKAVVTYETSDKNPLDVITGITKRPEPGGNTVTDAAIGLTAYEEPAHGEDGVIFLATLAAKKAETTEFKQHLATKMQVESGKPLAYYFGAAWNKAGYFTSNEAWTNYVRNFYQRSQEPIQIKF, encoded by the coding sequence ATGAAAAAGATAACCTTATTTGGCGCAGCCTGCCTGTTGCTGGGTGCCTGCGGTACAACCGGGCAAACCAAAATCAGCCTGTCCAACCCATCCGCCTTTGAAAGAAAGGCGGAAGTAGTGGAACTCCCATGGTCAGCTGTGCTTAAAAAGTATCCCGCAATGGATACCACCCAACTGAAAGTGACCGATGCCGGCTCCGGAAAAGAACTGCTGTACCAGATCGAATACAAAGGGGAAAAATCTCCTGTGAACCTGCTGGTGCAGGTGGATATCCCCGCTTCAGGCACCACCACAATCGCGCTCGATAAAGGAAAACCTGCAGCCACAACACCACTCACTTATGGAAGATATGTGCCGGAACGCCTTGACGATTTTGCATGGGAAAACGACCGCATCGCTTTCCGGATGTATGGAAAAGCACTGGAAACCACGCCCAAAGACAATGCCTATGGCGTGGATGTATGGAGCAAACGTACGCCCGCACTGATTATCAACAAATGGTACAAAACAGGAGATTACCATAAAGACAACGGTGAAGGACTCGATTATTACAAAGTAGGACGCACCTTGGGCGGCGGGGATATTGCGCCTTATACCGCAGACAGCATCTGGTTCCCGCTGAATTACCGCACCTGGAAAGTGCTGGACAACGGCCCGCTCCGCACCACGTTCGAACTGGGTTACGAACCATGGAACGTGAATGGACGAATCGTTAAAGCTGTTAAAAGAATCTCACTGGATGCGGGCAGTAGCCTCAACAAAGCAGTGGTAACCTACGAGACTTCAGATAAAAATCCTTTGGATGTTATCACTGGTATCACGAAAAGGCCTGAACCAGGCGGCAATACCGTAACAGACGCGGCCATTGGGTTAACAGCTTATGAAGAACCCGCTCATGGCGAAGACGGCGTGATCTTCCTGGCTACCCTTGCCGCAAAGAAAGCGGAAACAACTGAGTTCAAACAGCACCTGGCCACCAAAATGCAGGTGGAAAGTGGCAAACCTTTGGCGTATTACTTTGGTGCAGCCTGGAACAAAGCGGGCTATTTCACTTCCAATGAGGCCTGGACCAACTATGTGCGCAATTTTTACCAACGTTCACAAGAACCGATTCAAATCAAATTCTAA
- the kduI gene encoding 5-dehydro-4-deoxy-D-glucuronate isomerase has protein sequence MNFESRWATAPSEAKKMDTQALRKHFHIGGLFQPDQINIVLSHYDRFITAGIMPVKQTLKLEAPENLKAPYFLERRELGLINVGGKGTVTADGTTYEIGYKEALYLGKGIQDVAFASASADAPAKFYMNSTPAHHSYPSAHITREKADIVELGAPETANHRVINKMIVNSVIPTCQLQIGMTELKSGSVWNTMPAHTHDRRMEVYFYFEVPENQAVCHFMGEPQETRHIWMQNEEAVISPNWSIHSGAGTSNYTFIWGMAGENLDYGDMDHCKITELR, from the coding sequence ATGAATTTCGAAAGCAGGTGGGCCACCGCGCCTTCAGAAGCAAAAAAAATGGATACGCAGGCGTTAAGAAAGCACTTTCATATCGGAGGTCTTTTCCAGCCTGATCAGATCAATATCGTGCTGTCGCATTACGACCGCTTCATTACCGCGGGCATCATGCCTGTAAAGCAAACGTTGAAACTGGAAGCGCCGGAGAATCTTAAAGCGCCTTATTTCCTGGAAAGAAGGGAGCTTGGTTTGATCAATGTAGGGGGAAAAGGAACAGTAACCGCTGATGGCACCACGTATGAGATCGGCTACAAAGAAGCGCTGTACCTGGGTAAAGGCATTCAGGACGTAGCATTCGCTTCCGCTTCAGCCGACGCGCCAGCGAAATTCTATATGAATTCCACACCGGCGCACCACAGCTATCCTTCCGCGCACATCACCCGGGAAAAAGCGGATATCGTGGAACTGGGCGCGCCTGAAACCGCGAACCACCGTGTTATCAATAAAATGATCGTAAACAGTGTAATCCCTACCTGCCAGTTGCAGATCGGTATGACGGAACTGAAATCAGGCAGCGTATGGAACACCATGCCTGCGCATACTCATGACCGTCGTATGGAAGTATACTTCTATTTTGAAGTACCGGAAAACCAGGCTGTATGTCATTTTATGGGAGAACCCCAGGAAACAAGGCATATCTGGATGCAGAACGAAGAAGCGGTGATTTCTCCCAACTGGTCCATCCATTCGGGAGCGGGCACTTCCAACTATACCTTCATCTGGGGCATGGCGGGAGAGAACCTTGATTATGGGGATATGGACCATTGCAAGATCACTGAACTCAGATAA
- a CDS encoding LacI family DNA-binding transcriptional regulator, producing the protein MSKQPDSTILDIAALLKLSPATISRALNNHPYVKEHTRKLVVEAAEKLGYRRNILASGLRNRKTNTIGMIVPRISMFFHAAVITAVQTALYNHGYQLIISQSNDDPALEKELLETFYASRVEAVLVACCLQTTDFSVFDKLSNNGTPVLFYDRVPGADAAVNMVRGDDVRGGYLAGNHLVETGCGKIAHISGPVSSNLYRDRKKGFLQAMEQHGVPVREDWIFHHDLTYANARATLEKLFSGTEVPDGIFTANDVTALAVLEFAREKGIQVPGALKIVGYSNDPRSAIVSPAITTIEQFPEQVGLRAGETLLDLLDRSNGSTQYVHKEVITPVQLIRRMST; encoded by the coding sequence TTGTCCAAACAACCCGATAGCACCATACTGGATATTGCCGCATTGCTGAAACTCTCTCCGGCAACCATTTCCCGTGCGTTGAACAACCATCCTTACGTGAAAGAACACACGAGGAAGCTGGTTGTAGAAGCCGCAGAGAAACTGGGCTACAGGAGGAATATTCTTGCTTCAGGCTTGCGCAACAGGAAGACGAACACCATCGGGATGATTGTTCCCCGCATCTCCATGTTCTTCCATGCCGCGGTAATTACGGCGGTACAAACCGCCTTGTACAACCACGGATACCAGTTAATCATCAGCCAATCCAACGATGATCCCGCCCTCGAGAAAGAATTGCTGGAAACATTTTATGCTTCAAGGGTTGAAGCGGTGCTGGTGGCCTGTTGCCTTCAAACAACGGATTTTTCAGTTTTCGATAAACTCAGCAACAACGGAACGCCCGTTCTTTTTTACGACCGTGTTCCCGGAGCGGATGCCGCCGTGAATATGGTGCGTGGAGATGATGTGCGTGGGGGATACCTGGCCGGCAATCATCTGGTAGAAACCGGATGCGGCAAAATCGCACACATCAGCGGACCCGTTTCCAGTAACCTGTACCGCGACCGTAAAAAAGGGTTCCTGCAGGCCATGGAGCAGCATGGCGTACCCGTTCGCGAAGATTGGATCTTTCACCACGACCTCACTTACGCCAATGCGAGGGCCACACTCGAGAAACTATTCTCCGGAACGGAAGTGCCAGACGGTATTTTCACCGCCAACGACGTCACCGCACTGGCCGTGTTGGAATTCGCCAGGGAAAAAGGTATACAGGTGCCCGGCGCATTGAAGATTGTAGGCTATTCCAACGATCCGCGTTCCGCTATCGTGAGCCCGGCCATCACCACCATCGAGCAATTCCCGGAACAGGTTGGGCTGCGGGCAGGCGAAACCCTGCTCGATTTGCTGGACAGGAGCAACGGGAGTACCCAATATGTTCATAAAGAAGTGATTACGCCTGTCCAACTGATTCGAAGGATGAGCACCTGA
- a CDS encoding bifunctional 4-hydroxy-2-oxoglutarate aldolase/2-dehydro-3-deoxy-phosphogluconate aldolase, with product MNVIEQIEKDRLVPVFFDADPARATAVLEQCYAAGIRSFEFTNRGANAAEVFTILKQKVKESMPGMFLGIGTIWNEEEAEHFINLGAEFVVSPVVNPAVADACARHHIPWMPGCMTPTEVYQAKVSGASVVKIFPGAVMGPAFIKSLKAVFPAMKFMVTGGVTTEHESLKKWFEAGVSAVGIGKELLQKEVRETFGFIQSL from the coding sequence ATGAACGTTATTGAGCAGATCGAGAAGGACCGCTTGGTACCCGTATTTTTTGATGCTGATCCCGCTCGTGCCACGGCCGTGCTGGAACAGTGCTATGCAGCGGGTATCCGTTCTTTCGAGTTCACCAACAGGGGGGCTAATGCCGCGGAAGTATTTACTATACTGAAACAAAAAGTGAAGGAATCGATGCCGGGCATGTTTCTCGGAATCGGTACGATCTGGAATGAGGAAGAAGCCGAGCATTTTATTAACCTGGGCGCTGAATTCGTGGTGTCTCCCGTGGTGAACCCCGCCGTGGCCGATGCCTGCGCCCGCCACCATATTCCCTGGATGCCCGGTTGCATGACGCCTACCGAAGTATACCAGGCCAAAGTTTCCGGCGCTTCGGTGGTAAAGATATTTCCCGGTGCGGTAATGGGACCCGCATTCATCAAATCCCTGAAAGCTGTTTTTCCTGCCATGAAATTCATGGTAACAGGCGGTGTGACCACAGAACATGAGTCGCTGAAGAAATGGTTCGAAGCGGGTGTTTCCGCCGTTGGTATCGGGAAAGAATTGTTGCAGAAAGAAGTGCGTGAAACCTTCGGTTTTATTCAATCTTTATAA
- a CDS encoding sugar kinase, giving the protein MQPTVFCFGEPMLRIMPDAQSSAATIYKGGAELNVAAGLARWNFPVEYVSAMPDNALANQFIGLMNGNGIATSHMLRTGDRIGTYYLMGGTDLRNQVVYDRKYSSFGMLKTGQFKWNDILEENGWLHLTTINPSLSDELMEVCIELTEAAQAKNMRISIDLNFRPALWKNRTIPVEKFRQLVKPVHLLFGNIWSAEQLLGIPVKAQIQADSGIDETVEAAAHCSAELEKIIPSLRYTAFSFRFTEQLPGKYMATIHSGSDYAVSQIHFIDEIVDKVGSGDSCMAGLIAGCIRENELQEIIDFAAAAAVSKLGQPGDWNLWSAEQIEKLITKVV; this is encoded by the coding sequence ATGCAACCAACTGTATTCTGCTTCGGAGAACCGATGCTCCGGATCATGCCCGATGCGCAAAGCAGCGCAGCCACCATCTACAAAGGAGGAGCCGAACTGAATGTGGCCGCCGGACTTGCCAGGTGGAACTTTCCTGTTGAATATGTTTCCGCCATGCCCGATAACGCGTTGGCCAACCAGTTCATCGGTCTGATGAACGGAAACGGCATCGCTACCAGCCACATGCTTCGTACCGGCGACCGTATAGGTACTTACTACCTGATGGGCGGTACCGATCTGCGCAACCAGGTGGTGTACGATCGGAAATATTCCTCCTTCGGAATGCTGAAAACAGGTCAGTTCAAATGGAATGATATCCTGGAGGAAAACGGATGGCTGCACCTCACCACCATCAATCCTTCTTTGTCGGACGAACTGATGGAAGTTTGTATTGAACTCACCGAAGCCGCTCAGGCAAAGAACATGCGCATCAGCATTGACCTTAATTTCAGACCCGCGCTCTGGAAGAACAGAACCATACCGGTAGAGAAGTTCAGGCAACTCGTGAAGCCTGTGCATTTGTTGTTCGGGAACATCTGGTCCGCGGAACAATTGCTCGGAATCCCGGTAAAGGCGCAGATACAGGCGGACAGCGGGATAGATGAAACTGTGGAAGCAGCGGCACATTGCAGCGCTGAACTGGAAAAGATTATCCCTTCGCTCAGATATACCGCATTCAGTTTTCGTTTTACCGAACAACTGCCCGGTAAATACATGGCCACCATCCATTCCGGTAGTGATTATGCCGTTTCACAGATTCATTTCATCGATGAGATCGTGGACAAAGTGGGCAGTGGCGACAGTTGCATGGCCGGGCTGATCGCCGGGTGCATCAGAGAGAACGAATTACAGGAGATCATTGACTTTGCGGCGGCAGCGGCCGTTTCCAAATTAGGTCAACCGGGCGACTGGAACCTGTGGTCCGCGGAGCAAATTGAAAAACTTATCACTAAAGTCGTATAA
- the uxaC gene encoding glucuronate isomerase → MQATDLMQGGKPFLHPDFLLESKLASELYHDVAADMPIIDYHNHLSPADVANNRRFGNMTEIWLHGDHYKWRAMRANGISEAFITGKSSDREKFRHWSATVPRTLRNPLYHWSHLELLNPFGVNELLNATNADAVYDRCNEVLKDFPVQTLLNHYKVSWLCTTDHPLDDLAFHQKAAAEIPGKMLPGFRPDALLDFSTPQKFSTSKEGLEKATGKEIRNLADYIDAFLQRVQYFHDNGCRISDHGFGAMPQLANDAAGLDKAFTHLLEGKTISVDQADQLRGLILLELCRKYHQLGWVQQFHVGAIRNNNTRLGILLGADAGTDSIHDLPQAERMAAFLNQLDTTNQLGRTVIYNLNPADNAVFATMAGNFQDGSIPGKIQWGAAWWFLDQKDGMEEQFKILSNMGLASRFIGMLTDSRSFLSFSRHEYFRRILCNLLADDVLKGQIPADKNMLKELIRGICYENARAYFSKD, encoded by the coding sequence ATGCAAGCCACTGATTTGATGCAGGGAGGGAAACCTTTCCTGCATCCTGATTTTCTGCTGGAATCGAAATTAGCTTCCGAACTGTACCATGATGTGGCGGCGGATATGCCCATCATCGATTACCATAACCACCTTTCTCCCGCCGATGTGGCCAACAACAGGCGTTTCGGCAATATGACGGAAATCTGGCTGCATGGCGACCACTACAAGTGGCGGGCTATGCGCGCCAATGGCATCAGCGAGGCGTTCATAACCGGGAAAAGTTCAGATCGTGAGAAATTCAGGCATTGGTCCGCGACTGTTCCCCGCACATTACGCAACCCGCTATATCACTGGTCGCACCTCGAATTGCTGAATCCTTTCGGTGTCAATGAACTGCTCAACGCCACCAATGCCGATGCGGTTTACGACCGTTGCAATGAGGTGCTGAAAGACTTTCCCGTTCAAACATTGCTTAACCATTATAAAGTAAGCTGGTTGTGTACCACAGATCATCCTTTGGATGACCTGGCTTTTCATCAGAAGGCAGCAGCGGAAATCCCCGGTAAAATGTTGCCCGGTTTTCGTCCCGATGCCCTGCTGGACTTTAGTACGCCTCAAAAATTCAGCACTTCAAAAGAAGGGCTGGAAAAGGCAACGGGAAAGGAAATCCGTAATCTGGCAGATTATATTGATGCTTTTTTACAGCGGGTACAATATTTCCACGACAATGGCTGTCGCATCAGCGACCATGGTTTCGGGGCTATGCCACAGTTGGCGAACGATGCGGCTGGTCTGGATAAAGCTTTCACGCATTTGCTGGAAGGTAAAACGATCAGTGTCGATCAGGCCGATCAGCTCCGTGGGTTGATCCTCCTGGAATTGTGCCGGAAATACCACCAATTGGGCTGGGTACAACAATTTCATGTAGGCGCCATCCGCAACAACAATACGCGTTTGGGGATACTACTTGGCGCCGATGCCGGAACCGATTCCATCCACGATCTTCCGCAGGCGGAAAGAATGGCCGCGTTTCTCAACCAGCTCGATACTACTAATCAACTGGGACGTACGGTAATTTATAACCTGAATCCCGCTGATAACGCGGTTTTCGCGACCATGGCCGGCAACTTCCAGGATGGTAGCATTCCCGGTAAAATACAATGGGGTGCGGCCTGGTGGTTCCTCGACCAGAAAGATGGCATGGAAGAGCAGTTCAAAATATTGTCGAATATGGGACTGGCAAGCCGTTTCATTGGGATGCTCACCGATAGCAGGAGTTTTCTTTCCTTCTCCCGCCATGAATATTTCCGGAGAATACTCTGTAATTTACTGGCCGACGATGTGTTGAAAGGACAGATTCCTGCTGATAAGAATATGTTGAAAGAATTGATCCGGGGCATCTGCTACGAAAATGCGCGTGCATATTTTTCCAAAGATTAA
- the uxuA gene encoding mannonate dehydratase: MKFAQTWRWFGPGDPVSLRDVRQTGATGIVTALHQVPHGEVWTTDEIRKRKEMIEAAGLTWDVVESVTIHESIKTHTGDYRKYIGFYKDSLRNLASEGIKIVTYNFMPVNDWTRTNLDYPMPDESKALYFNWVDLAVFDIYILKRENASDSYPADILKEAEQRHASYSKEQLEELAGIVMFGIPGEKKSTVAEMREKLKVYDGFSHADLRGNLKSFLSEIVPVADELGMQLAIHPDDPPFDILGLPRVVNKQADYDYILGEVPGASNGVCFCTGSLGASPQNDLVDMARKIGDKVHFIHLRNVKKDAQGNFFEDDHLGGDVDMYAVMKELLKIQQGKPAPIPFRPDHGHQMMDDLNKITNPGYSAIGRMRGLAELRGLELGICRENGW; the protein is encoded by the coding sequence ATGAAATTTGCACAAACCTGGCGCTGGTTCGGTCCCGGCGACCCCGTTTCTCTCCGCGATGTACGCCAGACAGGCGCCACAGGTATTGTTACCGCACTCCACCAGGTGCCACACGGTGAAGTATGGACCACCGATGAGATCCGGAAAAGAAAAGAAATGATCGAGGCCGCAGGACTCACCTGGGATGTGGTGGAAAGCGTGACCATCCATGAGTCCATCAAAACACATACCGGCGACTATAGAAAATACATCGGTTTCTACAAAGATTCCTTGCGTAACCTCGCTTCGGAAGGCATTAAGATCGTTACCTACAATTTTATGCCCGTGAACGACTGGACCCGCACCAACCTGGATTATCCCATGCCCGACGAATCAAAGGCGCTGTACTTTAACTGGGTGGACCTGGCGGTTTTCGATATTTATATCCTGAAAAGAGAGAATGCTTCAGACAGCTACCCCGCTGATATCCTGAAAGAAGCCGAACAGCGCCATGCGTCTTATTCCAAAGAACAACTGGAAGAACTCGCGGGCATCGTGATGTTCGGTATCCCCGGCGAAAAGAAATCGACCGTAGCGGAAATGCGCGAGAAACTAAAAGTCTACGACGGCTTCTCCCATGCCGACCTGCGCGGAAACCTGAAATCATTCCTTTCCGAAATCGTACCCGTGGCCGATGAACTGGGGATGCAACTTGCCATTCACCCGGATGACCCTCCGTTCGATATCCTCGGTTTGCCCCGTGTGGTGAACAAACAGGCTGATTATGATTATATCCTGGGCGAAGTGCCCGGCGCTTCCAACGGCGTTTGCTTTTGTACCGGTTCTTTAGGTGCCTCCCCGCAAAACGACCTGGTGGATATGGCCCGTAAGATCGGCGACAAAGTACATTTCATTCACCTCCGCAATGTGAAGAAGGATGCGCAGGGTAACTTTTTTGAAGATGACCACCTGGGCGGAGACGTGGACATGTACGCGGTGATGAAGGAACTCCTGAAAATTCAACAGGGCAAACCCGCGCCCATTCCGTTCCGGCCAGATCACGGCCACCAGATGATGGACGACCTGAACAAGATCACCAACCCGGGCTATTCCGCTATCGGAAGGATGCGCGGACTCGCGGAACTCCGTGGCCTGGAACTGGGCATCTGCCGGGAAAACGGTTGGTAA